One part of the Arabidopsis thaliana chromosome 4, partial sequence genome encodes these proteins:
- a CDS encoding Cytidine/deoxycytidylate deaminase family protein (Cytidine/deoxycytidylate deaminase family protein; FUNCTIONS IN: cytidine deaminase activity, catalytic activity, zinc ion binding; INVOLVED IN: cytidine deamination, cytidine metabolic process; LOCATED IN: cellular_component unknown; EXPRESSED IN: sperm cell; CONTAINS InterPro DOMAIN/s: Cytidine deaminase, homodimeric (InterPro:IPR006263), Cytidine deaminase-like (InterPro:IPR016193), Cytidine/deoxycytidylate deaminase, zinc-binding domain (InterPro:IPR013171); BEST Arabidopsis thaliana protein match is: Cytidine/deoxycytidylate deaminase family protein (TAIR:AT4G29570.1); Has 1366 Blast hits to 1366 proteins in 563 species: Archae - 0; Bacteria - 1122; Metazoa - 6; Fungi - 0; Plants - 135; Viruses - 0; Other Eukaryotes - 103 (source: NCBI BLink).) translates to MAQPPNPYAALTPTEAESSGPFEPETLLPLINRALPLAQALPSQSPLVAVGRGSSGRTFLGVNVELPGLSPLHSIHAGQFLVVHLALNNERTLNCLAFSSNGSYFDPPCPHCCQLLQEIRNASSTKLLITDPSRQRDMSLSTYLPQKYLSLYNEVPKYFFARLLDENRNNGLTLINPNPIRDCLDSEICNHLSCRALKAANRSYAPYSKSPSGVALMDFQGRVYSGWSIESVANPILGAAQAALVDFMTNGGGHEFNNIVRGFLVEKRDAKLSHLATAREILNKVAHFSFILRVLHCHKIQCFFTHESPSMSEKEDFANILKDINSKRRRNIHHGTIYKTGDEKTLKFILGVNYKDMEAVDEPPMRKRKVDELMHAVDPSNDSRFTFQTRVTRATCQKDEDLRILTEVCRIKPKIQGTGEQSDGMTKLLMVSTKAIYLSGYRMIF, encoded by the exons ATGGCACAACCCCCAAACCCTTATGCCGCTCTCACTCCAACAGAAGCAGAATCCTCCGGCCCTTTCGAGCCCGAAACCCTTTTGCCGCTGATCAATCGGGCGCTTCCACTCGCTCAGGCTCTACCCTCGCAGTCACCCCTCGTAGCCGTCGGCCGAGGATCATCAGGTCGGACCTTCTTAGGCGTCAATGTGGAATTACCAGGTTTGTCTCCTCTCCACTCCATCCACGCCGGGCAGTTCCTTGTCGTCCATCTCGCCCTCAACAACGAGCGAACACTCAACTGCTTAGCCTTCTCCTCAAACGGCTCCTACTTCGACCCTCCATGTCCCCACTGCTGCCAACTTCTTCAAGAAATCCGAAATGCGTCTAGTACCAAACTCTTGATCACGGACCCATCCCGCCAGCGCGACATGTCTCTTTCGACCTACCTTCCGCAAAAATATTTGTCCCTCTACAATGAGGTCCCGAAATACTTCTTCGCTCGCCTTCTCGACGAAAATCGCAATAACGGCCTCACCCTCATTAATCCCAATCCCATCAGAGACTGCCTAGATTCCGAAATTTGTAACCATCTAAGCTGCAGGGCTCTAAAGGCGGCTAACCGATCGTACGCGCCGTATAGCAAGTCTCCGTCTGGAGTGGCGCTCATGGATTTTCAAGGGAGAGTGTACAGTGGATGGAGCATTGAATCTGTGGCGAACCCTATTTTGGGGGCAGCACAAGCTGCACTGGTTGACTTCATGACTAATGGTGGCGGCCACGAGTTCAATAACATAGTCCGAGGGTTTCTggtggagaagagagatgcGAAGTTGAGTCACTTGGCCACGGCGAGGGAGATTCTAAATAAGGTAGCCCACTTCAGCTTCATTTTACGTGTCTTACATTGCCA caAAATACAGTGTTTTTTTACTCATGAATCTCCATCAATGAGTGAAAAAGAGGATTTTGCAAACATATTAAA ggACATAAACTCTAAACGACGCCGTAATATTCATCATGGGACAATCTACAAAACCGGCGAcgaaaaaaccctaaaatttattttaggcGTTAATTACAAA GATATGGAAGCAGTCGACGAACCACCGATGCGCAAACGGAAAGTTGACGAGTTGATGCAC GCTGTTGATCCATCCAACGATTCACGTTTCACTTTCCAGACACGTGTTACGAGAGCTACATGTCAGAAAGATGAAGACCTGAGGATACTGACTGAAGTCTGTAGAATTAAACCAAAGATTCAAG GTACTGGAGAACAAAGCGATGGAATGACGAAGCTATTGATGGTTTCTACAAAGGCTATCTACCTAAGTGGATATCGGATGATATTTTGA
- a CDS encoding Cytidine/deoxycytidylate deaminase family protein (Cytidine/deoxycytidylate deaminase family protein; FUNCTIONS IN: cytidine deaminase activity, zinc ion binding, catalytic activity; INVOLVED IN: cytidine deamination, cytidine metabolic process; LOCATED IN: cellular_component unknown; EXPRESSED IN: sperm cell; CONTAINS InterPro DOMAIN/s: Cytidine deaminase, homodimeric (InterPro:IPR006263), Cytidine deaminase-like (InterPro:IPR016193), Cytidine/deoxycytidylate deaminase, zinc-binding domain (InterPro:IPR013171); BEST Arabidopsis thaliana protein match is: Cytidine/deoxycytidylate deaminase family protein (TAIR:AT4G29570.1); Has 1350 Blast hits to 1350 proteins in 560 species: Archae - 0; Bacteria - 1116; Metazoa - 6; Fungi - 0; Plants - 127; Viruses - 0; Other Eukaryotes - 101 (source: NCBI BLink).) has product MAQPPNPYAALTPTEAESSGPFEPETLLPLINRALPLAQALPSQSPLVAVGRGSSGRTFLGVNVELPGLSPLHSIHAGQFLVVHLALNNERTLNCLAFSSNGSYFDPPCPHCCQLLQEIRNASSTKLLITDPSRQRDMSLSTYLPQKYLSLYNEVPKYFFARLLDENRNNGLTLINPNPIRDCLDSEICNHLSCRALKAANRSYAPYSKSPSGVALMDFQGRVYSGWSIESVANPILGAAQAALVDFMTNGGGHEFNNIVRGFLVEKRDAKLSHLATAREILNKVAHFSFILRVLHCQ; this is encoded by the coding sequence ATGGCACAACCCCCAAACCCTTATGCCGCTCTCACTCCAACAGAAGCAGAATCCTCCGGCCCTTTCGAGCCCGAAACCCTTTTGCCGCTGATCAATCGGGCGCTTCCACTCGCTCAGGCTCTACCCTCGCAGTCACCCCTCGTAGCCGTCGGCCGAGGATCATCAGGTCGGACCTTCTTAGGCGTCAATGTGGAATTACCAGGTTTGTCTCCTCTCCACTCCATCCACGCCGGGCAGTTCCTTGTCGTCCATCTCGCCCTCAACAACGAGCGAACACTCAACTGCTTAGCCTTCTCCTCAAACGGCTCCTACTTCGACCCTCCATGTCCCCACTGCTGCCAACTTCTTCAAGAAATCCGAAATGCGTCTAGTACCAAACTCTTGATCACGGACCCATCCCGCCAGCGCGACATGTCTCTTTCGACCTACCTTCCGCAAAAATATTTGTCCCTCTACAATGAGGTCCCGAAATACTTCTTCGCTCGCCTTCTCGACGAAAATCGCAATAACGGCCTCACCCTCATTAATCCCAATCCCATCAGAGACTGCCTAGATTCCGAAATTTGTAACCATCTAAGCTGCAGGGCTCTAAAGGCGGCTAACCGATCGTACGCGCCGTATAGCAAGTCTCCGTCTGGAGTGGCGCTCATGGATTTTCAAGGGAGAGTGTACAGTGGATGGAGCATTGAATCTGTGGCGAACCCTATTTTGGGGGCAGCACAAGCTGCACTGGTTGACTTCATGACTAATGGTGGCGGCCACGAGTTCAATAACATAGTCCGAGGGTTTCTggtggagaagagagatgcGAAGTTGAGTCACTTGGCCACGGCGAGGGAGATTCTAAATAAGGTAGCCCACTTCAGCTTCATTTTACGTGTCTTACATTGCCAGTAG